One genomic window of Syngnathoides biaculeatus isolate LvHL_M chromosome 13, ASM1980259v1, whole genome shotgun sequence includes the following:
- the rab31 gene encoding ras-related protein Rab-31 isoform X2 translates to MSIRELKVCLLGDTGVGKSSIVCRFVQDHFDHNISPTIGASFLTKTVPSGGELHKFLIWDTAGQERDSFQTLKKWVKELKEHGPEDIVVAIAGNKNDLGDIREVPMKEAKEFAESIAAIFIETSARNAVNVEELFQKISKQIPPLENPDVDSTESFKLTRQPAPSARRCC, encoded by the exons ATGTCGATAAGAGAGCTCAAAGTTTGTCTTTTAGGG GACACCGGCGTGGGCAAATCCAGCATCGTGTGTCGCTTTGTCCAGGATCACTTCGATCACAACATCAGTCCCACGATAGG AGCCTCATTCCTGACCAAGACCGTGCCGTCCGGAGGCGAGCTGCACAAATTCCTGATCTGGGACACGGCGGGACAGGAGCGG GACTCTTTCCAGACACTAAAGAAGTGGGTCAAGGAGCTGAAGGAACACGGACCCGAGGACATCGTTGTCGCCATCGCAGGGAACAAGAATGACTTAGGAGACATCAG GGAAGTCCCCATGAAGGAGGCCAAGGAGTTTGCCGAATCCATCGCCGCCATCTTCATCGAGACCAGCGCCAGGAACGCGGTGAACGTGGAGGAGCTTTTCCAGAAAATCA gcAAACAGATCCCACCGCTGGAAAATCCGGACGTGGACAGCACCGAATCGTTCAAACTGACCAGGCAGCCCGCTCCGTCCGCCAGGAGGTGCTGCTAA
- the ralbp1 gene encoding ralA-binding protein 1, whose product MTECFLPPSSSPAEQRRAEHPGGAARTPSSEEISPTKFPGLYRTGDPSPPHDGLHHEAPDAYVSDDDKEHSKKKNKFKKKEKRTEGYAAFQEDSSADEAESPSKMKRSKGIHVFKKPSFSKKKEKDFKVKEKCPKEAKDKKSKDLTAADVVKQWKEKKKKKKPTATAAPTADVEMPPAEMPTFRPIFGVPLAEAVKRTALYDGIQLPAIFRECVDYIENYGMKCEGIYRVSGMKSKVDELKVAYDREECPCLEEYDPHTVASLLKQYLRELPDNLLGRDLAQRFEDACGRQADADKVSEFQRLLAEAPAESRLLLGWLVTHMDHVIAREADTKMNIQNISIVLNPTIQIGNRVLYMFFTHVKDLFGDVVLRQVVRPLRWSNMATMPALPETQDSIKEEIRRQEFLLNCLHRDLQAGVKDLSKEERLWEVQRILTALKRKLREAKRQECETKIAQEIASLSKEDVSKEEMTENEEEVVHLLLAQENEILTEQEELISLEQVLRRQIAAEKEEIDRLRAEIADIQSRQQGRSETEEYSSESESESEDEEELQMILEDLQKQNEELENKNTHLNQAIHEEQEAILELRVQLRLLQNHKLQHEIATQPAAHLPPPAEQAAPTQPSPEARGAGEEQAKATDSSSSSSSSSSTAAAAASVAAPAGKTVKDPPKPSPSKDRRDGNM is encoded by the exons ATGACCGAATGCTTCCTGCCGCCCAGCAGCAGCCCCGCCGAGCAGCGGCGGGCGGAGCACCCGGGCGGCGCGGCGCGCACCCCCAGCTCCGAGGAGATCAGTCCGACCAAGTTTCCCGGGCTGTACCGCACAGGTGACCCGTCGCCGCCGCATGATGGCCTCCACCACGAGGCGCCTGACGCTTATGTGTCAGACGACGACAAAGAGCAcagcaagaagaagaacaagttCAAGAAGAAGGAAAAGCGGA CGGAAGGATACGCCGCCTTCCAGGAGGACAGCTCAGCTGACGAGGCCGAGAGCCCGTCCAAGATGAAGCGCTCCAAGGGCATCCACGTGTTCAAGAAGCCCAGCTTTTccaagaagaaggagaaggactTCAAGGTGAAGGAGAAGTGCCCCAAGGAGGCCAAGGACAAGAAGTCCAAGGACCTGACGGCCGCTGATGTGGTCAAGCAgtggaaggagaagaaaaagaagaagaagcccacCGCTACCGCCGCTCCCACCGCCGATGTGGAAATGCCGCCGGCGGAGATGCCCACGTTCAGGCCCATCTTCGGTGTCCCCCTGGCGGAGGCGGTGAAGCGGACCGCGCTATACGACGGTATCCAACTGCCCGCGATCTTCAGGGAGTGCGTGGACTACATCGAGAACTACGGCATGAAGTGTGAGGGCATCTACCGCGTCTCAG GTATGAAGTCCAAAGTGGATGAGCTCAAGGTGGCGTACGACCGCGAGGAGTGCCCGTGCCTGGAGGAGTACGACCCTCACACGGTGGCCAGCCTGCTCAAGCAGTACCTGCGCGAGCTGCCCGACAACCTGCTGGGCCGAGACCTGGCGCAGCGCTTCGAGGACGCGTGCGGCCGGCAAGCCGACGCCGACAAGGTGAGCGAGTTCCAGCGGCTGCTGGCCGAGGCGCCGGCCGAGAGCCGCCTCCTGCTCGGCTGGCTGGTCACCCACATGGACCACGTCATCGCCAGGGAGGCCGACACCAAGATGAACATCCAGAACATCTCTATTGTCCTCAACCCCACCATACAG ATCGGAAACCGGGTCCTGTACATGTTCTTCACGCACGTAAAGGATCTGTTTGGCGACGTGGTCCTGAGGCAGGTGGTGCGGCCCCTCCGCTGGTCCAACATGGCCACCATGCCGGCGCTGCCCGAGACCCAGGACAGCATCAAAGAGGAGATCAGACGACAG GAGTTCCTGCTCAACTGCCTGCACAGGGATCTGCAGGCCGGCGTGAAGGACTTATCCAAAGAGGAGCGCTTGTGGGAGGTCCAGAGAATCCTCACCGCTCTCAAGCGCAAGCTGAGGGAGGCCAAGCGACAG GAGTGCGAGACCAAGATTGCGCAGGAGATCGCCAGCCTGTCCAAGGAGGATGTTTCCAAAGAGGAGATGACCGAGAACGAAGAGGAGGTGGTTCACCTCTTACTGGCTCAG GAAAATGAGATCCTGACAGAGCAAGAGGAGTTGATCTCTCTGGAGCAAGTATTGCGCCGACAGATTGCCGCCGAGAAGGAGGAGATCGACAGGCTGCGGGCCGAGATCGCAGACATCCAGAG TCGTCAGCAGGGCCGTAGCGAAACCGAGGAGTATTCGTCAGAGAGTGAAAGCGAGAGCGAGGACGAGGAAGAGCTGCAGATGATCCTGGAGGACCTTCAGAAGCAAAACGAGGAGCTGGAG AACAAGAACACCCATCTGAACCAGGCCATCCATGAGGAGCAGGAGGCGATTTTGGAGCTGCGCGTCCAGCTGCGCCTGCTGCAGAACCACAAGTTGCAGCACGAGATCGCCACGCAGCCGGCGGCCCATTTGCCGCCGCCGGCCGAGCAAGCCGCGCCCACGCAGCCCAGCCCGGAGGCCCGAGGAGCGGGCGAAGAGCAGGCCAAGGCCAcggacagcagcagcagcagcagcagcagcagcagcaccgccgccgccgctgcctccGTCGCGGCGCCCGCCGGAAAGACAGTCAAGGATCCTCCCAAACCGTCACCCAGCAAAGACAGGCGTGACGGCAACATGTGA
- the rab31 gene encoding ras-related protein Rab-31 isoform X1, producing the protein MSIRELKVCLLGDTGVGKSSIVCRFVQDHFDHNISPTIGASFLTKTVPSGGELHKFLIWDTAGQERFHSLAPMYYRGSAAAVIVYDITKLDSFQTLKKWVKELKEHGPEDIVVAIAGNKNDLGDIREVPMKEAKEFAESIAAIFIETSARNAVNVEELFQKISKQIPPLENPDVDSTESFKLTRQPAPSARRCC; encoded by the exons ATGTCGATAAGAGAGCTCAAAGTTTGTCTTTTAGGG GACACCGGCGTGGGCAAATCCAGCATCGTGTGTCGCTTTGTCCAGGATCACTTCGATCACAACATCAGTCCCACGATAGG AGCCTCATTCCTGACCAAGACCGTGCCGTCCGGAGGCGAGCTGCACAAATTCCTGATCTGGGACACGGCGGGACAGGAGCGG TTCCACTCATTAGCGCCGATGTACTACAGAGGATCAGCTGCAGCTGTCATCGTCTATGACATCACAAAACTG GACTCTTTCCAGACACTAAAGAAGTGGGTCAAGGAGCTGAAGGAACACGGACCCGAGGACATCGTTGTCGCCATCGCAGGGAACAAGAATGACTTAGGAGACATCAG GGAAGTCCCCATGAAGGAGGCCAAGGAGTTTGCCGAATCCATCGCCGCCATCTTCATCGAGACCAGCGCCAGGAACGCGGTGAACGTGGAGGAGCTTTTCCAGAAAATCA gcAAACAGATCCCACCGCTGGAAAATCCGGACGTGGACAGCACCGAATCGTTCAAACTGACCAGGCAGCCCGCTCCGTCCGCCAGGAGGTGCTGCTAA